AACACCGCACTATCAACACCGAATACCGTTATTTTCTCCATCACCCGACTGCCCGGGCGAGAAGCGGATTTCAAATGGGCAGGTCCGTTTGCAACACAAAAAATGGTGCTCTTCGCCCCAAAATCATCCAGCATCACCATAAACGGACCTGAAGACCTGAAGAATTACACTATCGGCGTCGTAACAAACGATGCGGCGATCGGACAGTTGAAGGCCCTCGGTGTCCCGCAGAAGAATATGCTGGCCGACCAGAATCCTGCAGTGATCATCAAAAGTCTTCAGGACGGCCGGATCGATCTCTGGTGCTACGGACAGGAGGCAGGAACGATCGCTGCCAGAAAAGCCACCGGATCCGCCTCATTCATGGAACCGGTCTATACCCTCGACTGCTATGACCTGTATTATGCGTTCAACCGAAACACACCTGATCCGGTGGTGGCGCTCTTCCAGCAGGGACTCGATTCGATGATAGCCGGCGACAATCAATCCGGGACGAGCACCTACGAGGAGATCCTGAAGCGGCACGTATCCTCATAATCCCACAAACCCCTCATTTTTCCAGCAGAGCCGTCCAGATACCCGACGCATCAAAAATGATACCTTCGAAAAAATTCGTAGTGAACGCCAGAAATATCTATCAGCACGCCAAAAGAGCGGGCATGAAACAGAATCGTGCCGGCCTCGTGCTCCTGGCATCGGTGGTTGTCATCGCCACAGTCCTTGCCGGATGCACCGGGGTTCAGGATGCGGCATCTCCGGGGCCCACGCCTCCGGCCGGGGAGGATATCCCGGAGGCCGGGGAAAACGACAGCGTGGCCGCCGGAAACAACCGGTTCGCCTTTGACCTGTATCAGCAGTTGAGAAACGATCCCGCGTACACAGAAGAAAACCTCTTCTTCTCGCCGTACAGCATCTCGTCTGCCCTTGCGATCACCTGCGAGGGCGCCCGCAACAGGACCGCCGATGAGATCAGGACGGTCTTCCATCTCCCGGCAGACGCCGATGCTCGCCGGGAAGGGTTTATGGCGATCGATGCGAGGATCAACAGCGCGGATGCCGGATACACCCTGCGGACGGCAAACGCCCTGTGGGCTGAGGAGACCTATTCATTCCTCCCTGACTACATCGAGACCGCCGGGCGTTATTATGGTGCGAACGTCACCAACCTCGATTTCACCACCCAGCCCGAGGCGTCGCGCGCCACGATCAACCGCTGGGTGGAGGATAAGACGAACGACCTGATCAAGAACCTCCTGCCCGAGGGTTCCATCAGTCCGATGACCAGGCTGGTGATCACCAACGCGATCTATTTCAAGGGGACGTGGGTGAAGCAGTTCGAAAAGAACAACACGGTCGAGGCCCCCTTCTGGAAAGGGCCGGGCGAGAGCGTGCGCGTCCCGATGATGCAGCGGACCGACGAAGAGGCGATCTACGGCTATGCCGAGACCGATGACCTCCAGGTGCTCGAGATGCCCTATGCCCACGAGAGCGGCACAGGTCTCTCCATGCTCGTCATCCTCCCCCAGGACCTCCAGGCAGCCGAGGCGTCGCTCGACGCACAGAAGATTGCCGACCTGCGGCAATCCCTGACC
Above is a window of Methanofollis tationis DNA encoding:
- a CDS encoding substrate-binding periplasmic protein — translated: MKSRVLLPFGALCLALILSTGCTGTGGGADLSSLTYVTEDYPPYNYMDSGSVTGIAVDILKEIAADAGTPIPAGKIRMMKWDEAYNTALSTPNTVIFSITRLPGREADFKWAGPFATQKMVLFAPKSSSITINGPEDLKNYTIGVVTNDAAIGQLKALGVPQKNMLADQNPAVIIKSLQDGRIDLWCYGQEAGTIAARKATGSASFMEPVYTLDCYDLYYAFNRNTPDPVVALFQQGLDSMIAGDNQSGTSTYEEILKRHVSS
- a CDS encoding serpin family protein translates to MKQNRAGLVLLASVVVIATVLAGCTGVQDAASPGPTPPAGEDIPEAGENDSVAAGNNRFAFDLYQQLRNDPAYTEENLFFSPYSISSALAITCEGARNRTADEIRTVFHLPADADARREGFMAIDARINSADAGYTLRTANALWAEETYSFLPDYIETAGRYYGANVTNLDFTTQPEASRATINRWVEDKTNDLIKNLLPEGSISPMTRLVITNAIYFKGTWVKQFEKNNTVEAPFWKGPGESVRVPMMQRTDEEAIYGYAETDDLQVLEMPYAHESGTGLSMLVILPQDLQAAEASLDAQKIADLRQSLTEQRVNVFFPKFSLGTTYPLAGTLAAMGMPTAFTDAADLSGMDGTQNLFVSSVVHKAFVDVNEEGTEAAAATGVIINMKTSLGGDETPVFRADHPFIFCIVENDTGAILFMGRVMDPVSP